A single window of bacterium DNA harbors:
- a CDS encoding DUF2892 domain-containing protein produces MVKNMGSVDRLVRLVLGAIILLVSIGAKSWWALIGAVLIVTALVKSCPLYVPFRFSTNKDKTQ; encoded by the coding sequence ATGGTCAAGAACATGGGTAGCGTCGATCGACTCGTCCGCCTCGTGCTGGGCGCGATCATCCTGCTGGTCAGCATCGGCGCCAAGTCCTGGTGGGCGCTGATCGGCGCCGTGCTCATCGTCACCGCGCTCGTCAAGAGCTGCCCCCTGTACGTCCCCTTCCGCTTCAGCACCAACAAGGACAAGACGCAGTAG